A window from Sphingobacterium hotanense encodes these proteins:
- a CDS encoding SusC/RagA family TonB-linked outer membrane protein, translating into MMKNSKIFLATLCSCLISILVYGQEARTYNGLVQNAETRAPLSGVSITVKDAAVQTDAEGKFTIQANPGESLSASLLGYETFRVQLGNLTTLQISLNEVSAELEDVVVIGYGTAKKSDLTGSVVRISMEDKALQANTNLLQSLIGATSGVNLESRGGASSEPSLSIRGQTSLSASDRPLIVLDGVIYNGSINNINMNDVEAVDVLKDASAAAVYGSRAANGVLLITTKKGKTEKPVIAFNTYAGVQDMTNNPMRVMDGEEFAVRLVDWDWQSKVYNWYKTNPTDASTRPVRPDVTDRNVVANYLRTLEEKENYLAGKSIDWVDEVLQTAPMQYYNLSLQGRSDLSNYYISGSYSDVEGIQLNDRMKRLTLRSNVESRINDWLKINLNTSFSNIDNSGIPASLATARKASPLVNNYIGQDTYDIYLGGELFQPYPLVNLYVDNSDVSKEFFGLGAVRIDAPWVKGLAYDFNYSYIYSNRNNNTFNSSKTPAGVSNRGEAVKSPSEGKDWAINNILSYSNTFGKHQINSTLLLSTEGRSGSGSSLNASGFNNEVLGYNNVGLAEVATVASSAYKENSISYMARANYSFMSRYLFTATIRRDGFSGFGATNKWANFPSASVAWVVSEEPFFKRDDIYLKIRTSYGKNGNQGIGRYSSQSRMGTRDYVYGQNTAIGIYPGTLGNIELGWETTSAINAGIDFGFMNNRITGTLDLYSSKTTDILVRRKLPRMAGYADIWTNIGATANKGIELDIKSINLNGAFRWETSLTFALNRDKLTRLYGDGNDRDIGNAWFVGEPLGAIYDYEMAGGVWTEEEFFNGQVLEGWYPGQFKYVDQGDKDGVIDPTNDRAIIGFTSPSYRFSINNTFLYKNFSLSIFINSIQGGSNRYLANNVENVNPLYYFPDRHNNSAVNPYWSPLEPTTNTTGIYNVPLRQSGIYQSRSFVRIQDVSLGYSFKNELLQKLKMQSAQVYISSKNPYVWTKWQGWDPESGASDNPVMRNVVFGLNVSF; encoded by the coding sequence ATGATGAAAAATTCAAAAATATTTCTCGCAACGCTTTGTTCTTGCCTAATTTCCATCCTTGTTTATGGTCAGGAAGCTCGAACTTACAATGGGCTTGTTCAGAATGCGGAAACGAGAGCTCCGCTATCTGGCGTTTCGATAACAGTGAAGGATGCTGCGGTTCAAACAGATGCTGAAGGAAAGTTTACCATTCAGGCAAACCCAGGCGAAAGTTTATCGGCTAGCTTATTAGGCTATGAAACGTTTCGCGTACAATTAGGGAATCTAACTACATTACAAATTTCGTTAAATGAAGTATCTGCAGAATTAGAAGATGTCGTCGTTATTGGTTATGGTACTGCTAAGAAATCCGACCTGACTGGTTCTGTAGTTCGAATTTCTATGGAAGACAAGGCGTTACAGGCTAATACCAACTTACTGCAGTCACTTATCGGTGCTACGTCCGGCGTCAACTTAGAATCAAGAGGAGGAGCAAGCAGCGAACCATCCTTGTCAATTCGCGGGCAAACATCTTTATCGGCATCCGATAGACCTTTGATTGTTCTCGATGGCGTTATTTACAATGGTAGTATCAATAATATCAATATGAACGATGTCGAAGCAGTCGATGTTTTGAAAGATGCTAGTGCTGCTGCGGTCTATGGTTCTCGCGCGGCAAACGGGGTATTATTGATTACAACAAAGAAAGGTAAGACTGAAAAGCCGGTGATTGCATTCAATACCTATGCCGGGGTACAAGACATGACAAATAACCCCATGCGTGTGATGGATGGTGAAGAATTTGCTGTTCGTTTAGTAGATTGGGACTGGCAAAGTAAGGTTTACAATTGGTATAAGACAAATCCGACAGATGCATCGACAAGACCAGTGCGACCGGATGTGACCGACAGAAATGTGGTCGCTAATTATTTGAGAACGTTAGAAGAAAAAGAAAACTATCTAGCAGGAAAATCAATTGATTGGGTCGACGAGGTATTGCAAACAGCTCCCATGCAATATTATAATTTAAGCTTGCAGGGACGATCCGATCTCTCTAACTATTATATTTCAGGCTCTTACTCGGATGTCGAAGGCATACAATTAAATGACCGGATGAAGAGACTGACGCTCCGTAGTAATGTAGAATCAAGGATCAACGACTGGTTAAAGATCAATCTAAATACTTCCTTTAGCAATATTGATAATTCTGGTATTCCGGCAAGTCTAGCTACTGCTAGAAAGGCAAGCCCGTTGGTAAATAACTATATAGGTCAAGACACTTATGATATCTATCTTGGAGGCGAATTGTTCCAGCCGTACCCTTTAGTCAATCTTTATGTGGATAATTCGGATGTAAGTAAAGAGTTCTTTGGTTTAGGTGCTGTTAGAATCGACGCTCCTTGGGTAAAGGGTTTAGCTTATGATTTCAACTATTCTTACATCTACTCCAATCGGAACAACAATACTTTTAACTCGAGTAAGACACCAGCGGGAGTAAGCAATCGGGGTGAAGCCGTAAAATCGCCATCGGAAGGAAAAGACTGGGCGATTAACAATATCCTTAGCTATAGCAATACGTTCGGTAAACATCAAATTAACTCAACCCTGTTGCTAAGTACCGAAGGGCGCAGTGGAAGTGGGTCATCTTTGAATGCATCAGGATTTAACAATGAAGTGCTTGGCTATAACAATGTCGGATTGGCTGAAGTTGCGACTGTTGCGTCTAGCGCTTATAAGGAGAATAGTATATCCTATATGGCCCGCGCAAATTATAGCTTTATGTCACGCTATCTTTTCACAGCGACAATACGTCGGGATGGGTTTTCCGGTTTTGGAGCAACGAACAAATGGGCAAATTTCCCTTCCGCATCAGTGGCTTGGGTGGTTTCAGAAGAACCTTTCTTTAAAAGGGATGATATCTATTTGAAGATCAGAACTTCCTACGGAAAGAATGGTAATCAGGGGATTGGACGTTACTCTAGCCAATCAAGAATGGGCACTCGCGACTATGTGTATGGACAAAATACGGCTATCGGAATTTACCCCGGTACCTTAGGGAATATTGAATTAGGTTGGGAAACGACATCGGCAATAAACGCAGGGATCGACTTCGGATTTATGAACAATAGAATTACTGGTACCCTGGATTTATACTCATCAAAGACAACCGATATTCTTGTTAGAAGAAAACTTCCTCGCATGGCTGGTTATGCAGACATATGGACCAATATCGGCGCAACAGCGAATAAGGGAATAGAATTAGACATTAAATCAATCAATCTTAATGGCGCATTTCGATGGGAAACAAGCTTGACATTTGCATTAAACAGAGATAAGTTGACTAGACTCTACGGCGATGGAAATGATAGAGATATTGGTAATGCGTGGTTTGTAGGCGAGCCATTAGGTGCCATCTACGACTATGAGATGGCTGGTGGCGTTTGGACGGAGGAAGAGTTTTTTAACGGACAGGTTCTGGAAGGCTGGTATCCAGGTCAATTCAAATATGTAGATCAAGGCGATAAGGATGGCGTGATTGATCCGACAAACGATAGAGCGATTATTGGCTTTACATCGCCAAGCTATCGATTCAGCATCAATAATACTTTCCTTTATAAGAACTTTAGTCTATCAATTTTTATTAACTCTATTCAAGGAGGCAGCAATCGTTATTTGGCAAATAACGTAGAGAATGTAAATCCGCTTTATTATTTCCCAGATCGACACAACAACTCAGCGGTTAATCCTTA
- a CDS encoding RagB/SusD family nutrient uptake outer membrane protein → MRTYKHLKQRNIAIFMMLVQLLLIGCSDDFLKPKPKSFFTGQNVFVNKQGYDAALITLRKNLSMEQTGQKNFLAHQWMASEAGSPYLPGSTDWRLLTPTVEGHQKFVSQINEMFVIVKNANTIISRIDNIEWEKESDRNEILAEALWHRSYWYYRLIGNYGDLPFVMEEAKGAKLDYKTHSRWAILEKIKKDMEWAVTNMKETGAAGVPTRGAGYHLLTKIYLANLEWDNAINAASNVINGPYSLMSERFGAEANDPKKNYIWDLHRPQNKNIAQNKETILAFIDRYEAPDAARSPGLFTARVYHPTWWHSAENARDKDGGLGFIDKGPLYDSLGRGNPDCLLNDWHAYDIWKDKQQHTWQNTPDLRRADINWFDRHEFIYNNPASSQYGKPFDPQNLPHPAEHFIRIYPIPFYKTYVPNHPQQTSPPMGSNGDWYIYRLAETFLLRAEAYYWKGNMTAAAEDINKVRGRAKAPLIGASDVSIDFIFDERARELFGEEPRQNELNRVSYIMAKLGLNGYSLTNLHEKNWFYDRISKLNNIYYNANLIISNTYHIEPYNFQWPIDDKIINSNTMGRINQNKGYVGAERNEEPLTVIDE, encoded by the coding sequence ATGAGAACATATAAACACTTAAAGCAGCGTAACATTGCAATTTTTATGATGCTTGTTCAGCTATTATTAATAGGTTGCTCTGACGATTTTTTGAAACCTAAACCAAAGTCTTTTTTTACCGGACAAAATGTCTTTGTAAACAAGCAGGGCTATGATGCAGCGTTAATCACTCTTCGCAAGAATTTGAGTATGGAACAAACGGGGCAGAAAAACTTCTTAGCCCATCAATGGATGGCTTCGGAAGCAGGTTCACCTTATTTACCGGGAAGCACCGATTGGCGATTGTTGACACCGACGGTCGAAGGACACCAAAAGTTTGTTTCTCAAATAAACGAGATGTTCGTTATTGTCAAAAATGCCAATACCATAATCTCTCGAATAGACAATATTGAATGGGAAAAGGAGTCGGACAGAAATGAAATTCTTGCTGAAGCGCTCTGGCATCGATCTTATTGGTATTATCGTCTAATTGGGAACTACGGCGACCTTCCGTTTGTGATGGAAGAAGCGAAAGGTGCCAAATTAGACTATAAAACACACTCTCGATGGGCCATTTTAGAAAAAATCAAAAAGGATATGGAATGGGCTGTGACTAACATGAAGGAAACTGGTGCTGCTGGTGTGCCGACGAGAGGAGCGGGATATCATTTATTAACGAAGATTTATTTAGCGAATCTAGAATGGGATAACGCAATCAATGCGGCCAGCAATGTAATTAACGGACCCTACAGTTTGATGTCGGAACGCTTTGGTGCCGAAGCTAATGATCCTAAGAAGAATTATATCTGGGATCTGCATCGCCCTCAGAATAAAAATATTGCTCAAAATAAAGAGACTATCCTTGCTTTCATAGATCGATATGAAGCTCCTGACGCTGCCAGGTCTCCAGGATTATTCACGGCAAGAGTTTACCATCCAACGTGGTGGCACTCTGCAGAAAATGCCAGAGATAAGGATGGTGGTTTAGGATTTATCGATAAGGGACCGCTTTATGACAGTTTGGGCCGTGGCAATCCTGACTGCTTATTAAACGATTGGCATGCATACGACATTTGGAAGGATAAACAACAACATACTTGGCAGAATACACCTGATTTAAGAAGAGCAGATATTAATTGGTTTGATCGGCATGAGTTTATCTACAATAATCCCGCGTCGTCTCAATATGGCAAACCCTTCGACCCACAGAATTTACCCCATCCTGCAGAACATTTTATTAGAATTTATCCAATTCCATTTTATAAAACATATGTGCCAAATCATCCTCAGCAAACTAGTCCGCCAATGGGAAGTAATGGTGACTGGTATATTTATCGTTTAGCAGAAACCTTTCTATTAAGGGCGGAAGCTTATTACTGGAAAGGAAATATGACGGCTGCTGCTGAAGATATCAATAAAGTTCGTGGAAGGGCAAAAGCACCGTTGATTGGGGCTTCAGATGTTAGCATTGATTTTATTTTCGATGAGCGTGCGCGAGAGCTTTTTGGGGAGGAACCAAGACAAAATGAATTGAACAGGGTTTCCTACATTATGGCAAAGTTGGGTCTGAACGGCTATTCCCTAACCAATTTGCATGAGAAAAATTGGTTTTATGATCGGATATCTAAGCTGAATAATATTTATTACAATGCCAATTTGATTATTTCAAATACCTACCACATCGAACCTTACAATTTCCAATGGCCGATTGACGATAAAATTATTAATTCAAATACCATGGGAAGAATTAATCAAAACAAAGGATACGTAGGAGCTGAACGCAATGAAGAACCTTTAACTGTTATCGATGAGTAA
- a CDS encoding SusC/RagA family TonB-linked outer membrane protein: MMMRTKFLPPIFAFLFSIFFQLNAQQLSIRGIVRDSETMESIANVTIISGKNSLQSDQSGNFNIDAPKGSKLKFTSLGYRSSEIVVESSFVEVLLIRNFADIDEVVVVGYGTVKRSDLTGSVTRVNSETFKNQPMTQFTDMLSGTVAGFSSKQSTGAAGKGSMQIRGPNSIQAGSSPMIVLDGVIFNGSIEDINPNDIKTIDILKDASSAAVYGSRAASGVVLITTEKGHSGEPSINISSSVGVSQLLNPGYFARDPQNYLNMRRDFFRSRESNKLPDYHWLSPSELPAGVSIEDWRKTVNNPDPDDEKEWLRRLSFFPTEIEGYKNNQTVNWVDEGFRTGLRQDYNIGISAGSEKSKQYFSLGYVNNQGILLGDKYKAIRGRVNLDFDLSSWLKIGTNLQFSRQDESSVPATLDRIQIMSPYASLYDDKGKLNWYPHGYLGGPTNPLLDHYGQEKEYITYNLFGSVFAEIALPFGIQYKASFQPLIETYRDYNYWSPETQKGGHTFSNGYATRDDFTLSEWMIDNLLKWNKEIGIHNFDVTLLYSAEERNTWLSQATNQNFLPSPILGFGGIQFGDKPAISANDEKRTGDAFMARLNYSLLKKYLLTLSIRRDGYSAFGQENPKASFPAAAFAWQIHNEEFFKVKSVNELKLRLSWGVNGNRDIGVYSALDQIGSNPYYNGSGTQQGVVTSTLPNAALRWEETEALNLGLDLSMFDYRLNLTADVYQMKTSNLLVNRSLPTITGFEDVMTNIGQLDNKGLELSISTKNIRKENFDWTSSLNFSLNRNKIKTLFGDQGKYILEGKEYYGELPEYGNKWFPGKSLDAIWDYSILGVWQKDEAAEALKYTLYPGDYKAEDLDGNGKYEALQDKKFIGYTEPRFNIGLRNEVNFLRNFSASVFIRADLGHKRHFNPSLVDVTSLDRLSTANFPYWSPDNPTNDWPRLGFRRTAYGGGIMPYKPTSFLRVQDVSLAYNVGKEYLQALKFTSLRAFVSARNLFTFDKWPGADPESGFAPMPRTFSLGLNIVL, from the coding sequence ATGATGATGAGAACAAAATTCCTTCCTCCCATCTTTGCGTTTCTATTCTCCATATTCTTTCAGCTGAATGCTCAGCAGCTGAGTATCAGAGGGATAGTGAGGGATAGCGAAACGATGGAATCTATTGCAAATGTCACTATTATTTCTGGTAAAAATAGTTTGCAAAGTGATCAATCTGGAAATTTTAATATCGATGCGCCCAAGGGATCGAAACTTAAATTTACTTCATTGGGCTATCGTTCGTCTGAGATTGTTGTCGAATCGTCCTTTGTAGAAGTCCTGTTAATTAGGAACTTTGCGGACATTGACGAAGTGGTGGTTGTTGGATATGGAACCGTTAAAAGATCGGATTTAACAGGGTCTGTCACTCGTGTGAATAGCGAAACTTTTAAAAATCAACCGATGACACAATTCACGGATATGCTATCGGGAACTGTCGCCGGATTTTCTTCTAAGCAATCTACCGGCGCGGCAGGGAAAGGTTCCATGCAGATAAGGGGGCCGAATTCAATACAAGCGGGGAGTTCACCCATGATTGTACTAGATGGTGTTATTTTTAATGGCTCTATCGAAGATATCAACCCTAATGATATCAAAACAATCGATATTTTAAAAGACGCGAGTTCAGCAGCGGTATATGGTTCTCGTGCAGCTTCGGGAGTTGTGCTCATCACAACTGAAAAAGGCCATTCCGGCGAACCCTCAATTAATATCTCCTCTTCTGTTGGTGTTTCCCAACTTTTAAATCCAGGTTATTTTGCTAGAGATCCTCAAAACTACTTAAACATGCGTCGTGATTTCTTTCGAAGTAGGGAGTCTAATAAATTGCCGGACTACCATTGGCTTTCTCCCTCCGAGCTGCCAGCCGGTGTCAGCATTGAGGACTGGCGTAAAACGGTAAATAATCCTGATCCTGACGATGAAAAGGAGTGGCTGCGAAGATTGAGTTTTTTTCCAACGGAAATTGAAGGGTATAAAAATAATCAGACAGTTAATTGGGTAGACGAGGGGTTTAGAACCGGACTGCGTCAGGATTATAACATTGGAATATCAGCAGGATCTGAAAAGTCAAAACAGTATTTTTCTTTAGGGTATGTAAATAATCAAGGAATACTTCTTGGCGATAAATACAAGGCCATTCGCGGACGTGTAAATCTAGATTTTGATTTAAGCTCTTGGTTGAAAATCGGTACCAACCTGCAATTTTCGAGACAGGACGAGAGTTCTGTCCCAGCGACTTTGGATAGAATACAAATTATGAGTCCATATGCTAGTTTATATGATGACAAGGGTAAATTAAACTGGTATCCTCATGGTTATTTAGGAGGTCCGACCAATCCGCTTCTTGATCATTATGGACAAGAAAAGGAATATATAACTTACAATCTTTTCGGCTCAGTCTTCGCTGAGATCGCCTTGCCATTTGGTATCCAATATAAAGCTTCATTTCAGCCGTTAATTGAGACGTATCGAGATTATAACTATTGGTCGCCCGAAACTCAAAAAGGAGGGCATACCTTTTCGAATGGTTATGCCACAAGAGATGATTTCACGCTCTCTGAATGGATGATTGATAATTTATTGAAATGGAATAAGGAGATAGGGATCCACAACTTCGATGTGACCTTATTGTATTCAGCAGAAGAAAGGAACACTTGGCTTTCACAAGCGACGAATCAGAACTTCCTGCCTAGCCCTATTCTAGGATTCGGCGGAATTCAGTTTGGTGATAAACCAGCCATTTCTGCTAACGACGAAAAAAGAACAGGCGATGCGTTTATGGCGCGTTTGAACTATAGCTTATTGAAGAAATATTTATTGACCCTCTCCATACGTCGCGATGGCTATTCCGCTTTTGGTCAAGAGAATCCGAAAGCGTCCTTTCCAGCTGCCGCATTTGCATGGCAGATTCACAATGAAGAGTTTTTTAAAGTTAAGTCGGTCAACGAATTGAAGTTGAGGCTTTCGTGGGGAGTCAATGGAAACCGAGACATTGGAGTTTATTCTGCCTTGGATCAAATTGGTTCAAACCCTTACTACAATGGCTCTGGAACCCAGCAAGGGGTCGTAACATCAACTTTACCTAATGCTGCCCTTCGCTGGGAGGAAACGGAAGCCCTGAATCTGGGATTGGATTTATCCATGTTTGATTATCGATTAAATCTTACAGCAGATGTTTACCAAATGAAAACATCGAATCTGCTCGTTAATAGATCATTGCCGACCATTACAGGTTTCGAGGATGTGATGACTAATATAGGTCAGCTCGACAATAAAGGTTTGGAACTTTCCATATCTACGAAAAATATCCGAAAGGAAAATTTTGATTGGACTTCTAGCCTTAACTTCTCGCTCAACCGAAATAAAATAAAAACCTTATTTGGCGATCAAGGGAAGTATATTCTCGAGGGTAAGGAATATTATGGAGAACTTCCAGAATATGGAAATAAATGGTTTCCAGGAAAGTCTCTTGATGCAATTTGGGACTATAGTATATTGGGTGTTTGGCAGAAAGATGAAGCAGCAGAAGCTTTGAAATATACCCTGTATCCCGGCGATTACAAAGCTGAGGACTTGGATGGTAATGGGAAATACGAGGCATTGCAAGACAAGAAGTTTATAGGCTACACGGAACCTCGGTTTAATATAGGTCTTAGAAATGAGGTTAATTTTCTTCGAAACTTTTCTGCGTCAGTTTTTATCAGAGCAGACTTAGGTCATAAACGTCACTTCAATCCCTCATTAGTGGATGTTACGTCACTCGATCGCTTAAGTACTGCGAATTTCCCATATTGGTCACCCGACAATCCGACAAATGATTGGCCTCGATTAGGTTTCCGAAGAACCGCGTATGGTGGGGGAATTATGCCATACAAGCCAACCTCTTTTCTTCGTGTTCAGGACGTATCCTTAGCATACAATGTGGGTAAAGAATATCTGCAAGCTTTAAAATTTACGAGTCTTCGCGCATTCGTTTCTGCACGCAATCTATTCACGTTTGATAAATGGCCAGGTGCAGATCCCGAATCTGGCTTCGCACCAATGCCGCGAACATTCTCACTGGGCCTTAATATTGTTTTATAA
- a CDS encoding tetratricopeptide repeat protein, whose amino-acid sequence MTMVAKRRIDNNYKKYILTGVFSTLILVGYAQEEKKQPQKNEQASGQVDRTQPRVMDSIEVVREYRPILADAVKIRRTPDMKIDRATLAQELREIAASMYFARNNYKQPYHSPLPQRYPNASRDNIDNNRIGIIAYLAGEYERAASILSKVQPTDAFYQSSLIGLGNIALKNGDKQAALAAFQKAAQLNYDQEVKADGLFNYGKILYELDSVRDALQPLQEYIALNFKDQSSEQGKETTESRITQVLTGTSNFQAGVYLLESFKNREEKAEMIYQKVTYYRGMEFYNERAFENSISMFMRSEKVPFDPEMAALATYWKAEAMYEVRKYGEAVDNFSKFLQLPAARNTTVYNYANYALAYAAFRINRYNVAAQYFERFLASEEGSLDKKIRHDVIARLGDSYLSTRNYGRANEYYCRLIKEKAPNEDYALFQQGIIKGLQGDNEGKLNTLRAVVEQFPNSNYADDVAFEIPYLSFTTGDYESAISGLQQMIKRYPRSSYVPRALMTIGLVQYNNNDNEAAMATFQKVVEEYSTTSEAAQAMLSIENIYLDQGDATSYIHYATSNNIADLSVSEQDNLAFQAGRTLFARGQYGPAVEAINAYFDKFPKPRQEKHARYIRGVSLYHTGHPREALHDLNIILNDWTSQYTEQTLMTVAALYLSLKEYNEAIVHLKKLELNSDYKKNYGYAVTNLMICYYELGDFEQMENYVELIKNYDKASEAEIATAHLYSAKASLAKEDKATAMKELNLAALKGKSAASAEARYRVAMMQYENKEYSKAQKSAFDVIENMDEQDYWVAKSFILLADTYARKGDAVQARSTLESVIENYEGDDDIIPTAKARLQKLKK is encoded by the coding sequence ATGACAATGGTGGCGAAACGAAGGATTGATAATAATTATAAAAAGTATATTTTAACAGGCGTTTTCTCGACGTTAATCTTAGTCGGTTATGCACAAGAAGAGAAAAAGCAACCGCAAAAGAATGAGCAAGCAAGTGGGCAAGTTGATCGAACGCAACCACGTGTAATGGACTCTATTGAAGTGGTTCGAGAATATCGTCCTATTCTTGCTGATGCGGTAAAGATTCGAAGAACTCCTGATATGAAGATCGATCGGGCTACACTTGCACAAGAATTACGCGAGATTGCAGCAAGCATGTACTTTGCACGAAATAATTATAAACAACCTTATCACAGCCCCCTTCCACAACGGTATCCAAATGCGTCCCGCGACAATATTGATAATAACAGGATCGGTATTATTGCATATTTAGCTGGTGAGTATGAGCGAGCAGCATCTATTTTAAGTAAGGTGCAACCTACAGACGCCTTCTATCAGAGTTCACTGATCGGGCTAGGGAACATCGCGTTGAAGAATGGGGATAAGCAAGCTGCTTTGGCGGCATTTCAAAAAGCAGCCCAATTGAATTACGATCAAGAAGTGAAAGCTGATGGTTTATTCAATTATGGCAAAATCTTATACGAGTTAGATTCTGTTCGAGATGCCTTGCAACCACTGCAGGAATATATAGCGTTAAATTTTAAAGACCAAAGCTCCGAACAAGGGAAAGAAACGACCGAATCTCGAATTACACAAGTTTTAACGGGTACCAGCAATTTTCAGGCTGGGGTTTATTTGTTAGAGTCGTTCAAGAATAGGGAGGAGAAGGCAGAAATGATCTATCAGAAGGTGACCTACTATCGAGGAATGGAGTTTTATAACGAACGTGCTTTCGAAAACAGTATTTCTATGTTTATGCGGTCCGAGAAGGTTCCTTTTGACCCAGAGATGGCGGCATTAGCGACTTATTGGAAAGCCGAAGCGATGTATGAAGTTCGTAAATATGGGGAAGCGGTAGATAATTTTTCCAAGTTCCTTCAGTTGCCGGCAGCACGAAATACTACTGTTTACAATTATGCGAATTATGCCTTAGCGTATGCCGCATTTCGTATTAATCGATATAACGTCGCTGCGCAGTATTTTGAGCGCTTTTTAGCATCAGAGGAAGGTTCCTTAGACAAAAAAATACGGCATGACGTAATAGCTCGTCTTGGTGACTCTTATCTCTCAACACGAAACTACGGGCGTGCGAATGAGTATTATTGCCGGCTAATAAAGGAAAAGGCGCCAAACGAAGATTATGCCTTGTTTCAGCAAGGAATCATTAAAGGGCTTCAAGGCGATAACGAAGGCAAATTAAATACGCTGAGGGCTGTGGTAGAGCAATTTCCGAACTCAAACTATGCGGATGATGTCGCGTTTGAAATTCCTTATTTGTCATTTACCACTGGTGATTACGAGTCCGCTATTTCGGGACTTCAGCAAATGATCAAACGATATCCTCGAAGTAGCTATGTGCCTAGAGCCTTGATGACAATCGGTCTAGTACAATACAATAACAATGATAATGAGGCAGCAATGGCTACTTTCCAAAAGGTGGTAGAGGAGTATTCGACGACTAGTGAGGCAGCTCAAGCGATGCTTTCTATCGAAAATATTTATTTGGATCAAGGAGATGCAACTAGTTATATACACTACGCAACGAGCAACAATATCGCTGACCTAAGTGTTTCCGAACAGGATAACTTGGCATTCCAAGCTGGACGAACCTTATTTGCGCGCGGACAATATGGTCCAGCGGTAGAAGCAATTAACGCGTATTTCGACAAGTTTCCGAAGCCTAGACAGGAAAAGCATGCGCGTTACATTCGAGGGGTAAGTTTATATCATACTGGGCATCCTCGCGAAGCGTTACATGATTTGAATATTATATTAAACGATTGGACAAGTCAGTATACGGAACAAACTTTGATGACAGTCGCTGCTTTGTACTTAAGTTTAAAGGAGTATAACGAGGCGATTGTTCACCTCAAAAAGTTAGAGCTAAATTCGGATTATAAGAAGAATTATGGATACGCAGTGACTAACCTTATGATCTGCTACTACGAGCTTGGAGATTTTGAACAGATGGAGAATTATGTTGAACTCATTAAAAATTATGATAAAGCATCTGAAGCCGAGATTGCTACTGCACATTTGTATAGTGCGAAGGCATCGCTAGCGAAAGAAGATAAGGCTACTGCGATGAAAGAGCTGAATTTGGCGGCTTTGAAAGGTAAGTCTGCCGCAAGCGCTGAGGCAAGATATAGAGTAGCAATGATGCAGTATGAAAATAAGGAGTACAGCAAAGCGCAAAAGTCGGCTTTTGATGTCATTGAAAATATGGATGAACAGGACTATTGGGTGGCTAAGAGTTTTATCTTGCTTGCTGATACTTATGCTAGGAAAGGGGATGCTGTGCAGGCAAGAAGTACTTTGGAAAGTGTGATTGAGAATTATGAGGGCGATGATGATATCATTCCAACTGCTAAAGCACGTTTGCAGAAATTGAAGAAGTAG